A window of Clostridioides sp. ES-S-0010-02 genomic DNA:
TAGACATATACATCGTTTTCTGATATTATTTAAGTTGGTAGCTTTATATTAATAATGAAATACACTATAAAAGGAGTTAACTATTATGGAAAATATGGAAAAAAAAGTTTTAGTAACAGTTGGAGAAAAAGAGATAACTAATATTGATATTGAAAATGCATTAAAATCATTAGATCCTTATCAAGCAATGCAATTTAAAACTGAAGAAGGAAAAAAACATTTATTAAATGATTTAGTAAACCAAGAACTATTCTTCTTAGATGCTAAGGACGAAAAATTAGATGAAGAAGAAGTGTTTAAGTTAGAAATGAAAAAAATAGAAGCAAATGTATTAAAGCAATTTGCTATAAATAAAGTTTTATCTAGTGTTGATGTAACAGAAGATGAAAAAGTAAAATTCTTTGAAGCTAATAAGAGTTCTTTTTCTAAACCAGAAAGTGCAACTGCTAAACATATACTAGTAGATAGTGATGAAAAAGCTAAAGAAATACTTGCTCAAATAAAATCAGAAGAAATATCTTTTGAAGATGCTGCTGTTAAACATTCTTCTTGCCCATCTAAAGATATGGGTGGTGATTTAGGAACATTCGGTAGAGGACAAATGGTTCCTGAGTTTGAAGAAGCTGTATTCTCTATGGCTAAAGGTGAAGTAAGTGAACCAGTTAAAACTCAATTTGGATACCATATAATAAAGTTAGAAGACCTTCAAGAAAGTACAGAATCTACATTTGATGAAGTTAAAGATGAAGTTGAAAAAAGTTTATTATACCAAAAACAAAATGAAGTTTATGGAAATAAAATAAATTCTCTTAATGCTAAATATGGAAATCTTGTAAAATACAACGACTAATAATAAAACAACAGATAAAAAAGGCTGTCTTATCTATAATTTTTAGAAAAGACAGCTTTTATATTAAAGTTTAAGAATTTAATTTCATATTATTATTCTTTTATTACAAAGAATAGAAGTAGAAACTTGAAAAGTTTCAAAAAATTTTCTAATTATCATCTGCTAAATTTTTATATCCACGTATTATCTCATAACAATAACCTATTACATCTCTTCTTTTTATTATCCCAATAAATGTATCTTGGTCATCTATAACAGGAATAAAATTTTGATTTAAAGATTTTATTACTAAATCTTCAATATCTGCATTGATGGAAACAGGAGAATTATCCATTTTTCTATTTATATCTGTTACTGGAACATCTTCCAATCCTTTTAGGTCCAGATTTAAGTCGTTTTTTAATGTCCATAAAAAATCACCTTCTGTTATAGTTCCAATATATTTACCCTCTTTGCTTATTATTGGAATTGCAGAGTATTTGTGATATTCCATTTTTTCTAGGGCTTGCCTTATAGTGTAGTCTTCATATATATATGCTACTTCACTTTTTGGTGTTAGAAAGAATAATATGTTCATTACACTACCCACCGTTACCGAAAACTTATAAATATTATCCAATATTTATAATGTTACTTTTTTGCAGTAACTTTCTCCTTTCTCATTTTCTAAGTATTTTTTAGATACTATACGCTGTAACAAGCGTTTTTCTTTTAATAGCTTTAAATGTCTATACTTTATTAATATTTTTATATGGTCTATCAGCGTCACTTATTCTTTTTATAGAAAATTAACTAGAGGTTAATTGACTTAAACTTAGCCATAATAATTTTACTCTACACTATTAATTTTAACATATTTATCTTATTATTAATGCCTTTATTTTAATAATTTTAATTTATTTTGCAATTAATTTAGTTTACAAAAAACTGAAAAAACCGCTAAACGATTAGCGGCTTATCTGTCATATTACTAGAATACTAATATATATGAATTTTTAATTATAATCTAACTACGTTAGCAGCTTGAGGACCTTTAGCTCCATCCACTACTTCGAATTCAACACTTTGTCCTTCTTCTAATGATTTGTATCCATCTCCTGTTATAGCTGAGAAATGTACGAAAACATCTCCTTCACCTTCTACAGATATAAATCCAAATCCTTTTTCATTGTTAAACCATTTAACTACACCAGTTTTCATTAATAAATCCTCCTAAAAAAACACAATTATTTAGCTACTCTTTTCTGTAACCTTATTACTACTTTATCATATATAGCTATGTTTGTCAATTATTATTATTTTTATACATTAACAATCATTTTTTTTAATTTATAATATTAAATCATTGTTATCTTTTATACTTTATTTTTCTTTATAAATTTTTAATAGTTTATTTTTATTATATGGAATCTTATAGATTTATCACTCCAACCTAAATCCCATGGCACAAGCATTCTATCAGTATTATGACAGGTTACCAAAGGATATCCTCTTGAATCCAATCCCGTTACAGTCGAAACATGTGTTATTCTACCTTTTTTTTCATATCCTACAAAATCTCCAGGACGTAGATTATAAGCTTCTTTGTAAACATCTTCGTAAGAACCTTTAGCTATTAATGAACCTCTTCCACTATAGAGAGCATAATTTTTAAAAGCTTGCGCATTTACCCATGCTTTTGTTCCTGCTCTTTCACTATAATTCCAGATTGAATTTTTCTTAAACTTTCCACTTTCAAACATTATCTGTGATGCAAAGTTGGCACAATCTCCACCTTCTGGATTATAATCTCTATAATTTGGATTAAACTTCATACCATGTTCTTCATCTGCTGCTGCTCCACAGTATTTATGTGCATAATCTATAGCCTTCTTTTGCTCTTCTGTAAGCTGTAACTCTACAGCATTTTGTTGACCAATATAGCTTCTTATATCATCAGATTTTATATTTTCTAAATTTAAAGAATCTGCAAAAGGGTCTGTATACCACTCTTTAGTTATTACATATTGATTATCTATGATTTTTACATTTAGATAGTGATATGTACCTATTCTAAATACATTTTCTTTGTCCTTTTGATTTTCATATGAGTACTTATACTCAGTTGATACAGAACATATTATGCCATATAAGTCTTTTTCTTTTTCTTTTATTTTTTTAACTTTGACTCTTGTCTTTATGTCTTTAAACTTTACACCTTGTTTACTAGACCAATTTTCTAAATACTTCATCTTTTTTACTTCATTTTCATAAGCCCAAAGACCAAACTTTTTTTCTGTTTCATAAAGACCTTTTAAAATATTTTCATTTTTCTCTAATATTGCCTTATTTCTGTAGTCAAATAAATTTTCAAGCAATAACTTATACTGGTCTTTTACATCATCACCTTCAACAGTAGCAGATTCTATAACTTTTTCTTTCATATTTTTCATACTTAAATCATTAATTAAAAATACACCTGCTGTAGTAGCTAAAGATAAAAATACAAATGCCATTATACCTTTGATGTACTTATTTTTATTTTTCAGTATTTTCAAAGCTACACCTCCCAAATAGTACACCTTACGAATAAATTCACAAAAAAGCTATTATTATATACAATAATTTTCATATTTAATAATTCTCTATCTTATTATGTCCAATATTAAAAATTAATTGTATTGATACACTGTTTTTTTTACAAATTTTTATTTTATAATCTACTTTTTTCTTTTTTTTATAGTAATATATATGTATATAAATATTTTGATATCATTATGATTAATACATACTAATGGAGGGTTTTTTATGCAAAAAAAAGTCGCAGCAATTAATGACTTATCTGGAATAGGAAAATGTTCATTATCAGTTGCTATACCTATACTTTCAGCATTAAAGGTTCAATGTTGTCCATTTCCAACAGCTATACTTTCAAGTCAAACTGGTTATCCTGAGTTTACATTTTTAGATTGCACTGATGAGATGGTAAAATATTCAACTGTTTGGAAAAATTTAAAAGTCAACTTTGATAGTATATATAGTGGTTTTTTAGGTTCAAAACATCAAATTGAAATAGTGGCAAACTTTATAAATGATTATCCAAATGCTTTTATCGTAGTTGACCCTGTAATGGGCGATAATGGAATTATGTATCCAATCTTTACAGAAGAAATGAGACATGAAATTAAAGAATTAGTTAGACATTCAGATTTAACTACTCCTAATTTAACAGAAGCTTGTTTCTTAACTGGAAATGACTATACAAAAAAGGATTATAATAGAGATGAACTTATAAATATTGCAAAATCTGTATCTTCTTTAGGACCTAGTAAAGTTGTAATCACAGGTATATTAGAAGATGATAATATATTAAATTTAGCTTATGATAGAGATACTGACCATATATTCTTTACTTCTGTTAAATACAATAACTGTTCTTATAGTGGAACTGGAGATATATTTACATCTATACTTTGTGGTATGCTAGTGAATAACCATGACTTAGGAATAGCTGTTAATACTGCAACAGATTTTATATATAAAACGATAAATTATACGTCTCAATTTGACACTGATAGAAATGATGGAGTGATGTTCGAAAACTTTTTATCAGATTTAATTAATATATAAAATTAACCACAAAAATTATCCATTTTACAAATACCTACCAAGTATATAAAATTTAGGTATTTATAAAATGGATATAAGTATTAAATTATTGGTATTTCAATTGTTATCATTGCTCCACTAGTTTTTATAGAATTTTCAACATTTAAATTACCATTATGTTTTTGTATAATAGTATTTGCAATGTATAGACCCATACCATAATGAGATTTAGAGTTCCTACTCGAATCGCCTGTATAAAACTGTTCTGTAGCTTTTGATAAATCTTCCTTAGAAAAACCTCTTCCACAATCTGTAATTACAAATTTTAAATATCTTTGATTTACTAATACATCAAAATATAACTTACTTTGATTTGTTGAATAATCAATAGCATTTGAAATTATATTCATAATAGCTCTAAATAATAATTCTCTATCTATTGTTATATTCTTAGGTAAATCATCTTGCTTATAAAATTCCACATCTAAACTTTTTGTACTGGCCAGTGCTTCTATTTGCACCAAAACATCCTCTATAAATTTATCAATATTAATACTTTCTTTATTAATTGTATAACCTTTATCTGCTTTAGATATGTATATTAGAGTGTTAATATATTTTTCTATCTGAGTAACACCATTTGCTATATATTCCATATATTCTGATAGCTCAGGATTGTCATTTATTTCAATCAATAAGTCCGCATTTCCATGTATAATGGTTAATGGGGTCTTTATATCATGTGCTAATGCAGATATCTGTTCTTTTCGAGTTTCTTCCAGTCTCCACTGCTTTTCTAGAGAATCTTTTAATGCTAGCTTCATTTTTTCTATAGAAAAGAGAACATTATCAATTTCATAAATATCACTAGATTCTATTGTAAAATCTAAATCTTGCTGTTGTATTTTTTCTGTAGCATTTTTCAAAAGGTCCATTTTTGCATTAATTTTTTTACCAAAAGATTTTGATAGTATAACCACTTCAATAAAAAATGCTACAACAAAAATAATTATCCCTAATACTTCTGGCTTTGGCAAATATTTTCTTAAACCTGGAGAATTGAATTCTGATACTATATCATATCTTATTATACATACTTCATTTTGTCTAAAAAGTTTTATATAATTGTCTGACGAATGTCCACTTTTTACTTCAATACCTTTCATTAAATTCCAAGTTTTTTTTGCTTCTTCATTATTAAAAGTTCCCGAAGTCAATTTACCATCTAAAGTGTAGATTCCATAGTCACAAAAATCTGGTATTATATCTTTAGTTACTTTTTCACTTGAAATAATTTCATCTTTATATTTGTAGATTTGCTTTTCTGTATAATTGGATGGCAACACTACTCCTAATGATAATAACACAGAAAACAAAAATACTAAAAGAACTCCCAAAGTAATTGTTGTAACAAAGAATACAGACAAATATCTTACAAAAATAGTTCTTAACTTTACAACTTTTTTATTATTAGAATTTTTTTTCCGAAACATTCGTATCATATCCTCCAAACAGTTTAATTAACACCTAAGCAACTGTATATCTGATTATTTTTATCTCTTTTCTGTTATCAAATTATACTATAATATAATAATACAAATAATCTAAATAAACAATTAATTATTTTATTCTTCAGATTTCTTACCTTCCCATTTAGAAAACCAAATACATAAAATTACAAATGCAAAAATAGTTGCAAAGCCACAAATTAAACCTATTGACTGGAACTCTTGAATTGATTCAATTTCTTTAGAACTTGAAAAAGATGCCCAAACACTTACAAATCTAACACCCCATGCACAAGGAATATACTGCCATATACCATCTCCTAGTCCAGTTAGTAATAGTGCTGAAAGTAAAGTCTCCACTATACCTACCCCAATTGATGCTCCTTTTCCAAATCTCAAACTTAAGAATAAATGTAATATATATTCAAATAGATTACTTCCTGCTAAAATTAAAATTGAAATCATATAAAAACTTAGTGTAAAATGATTATTATTAAAAATAGTATCTATACCAAATTCAAAACCTAACACAGAAACTAATGTTGCTCCAAAACCAAGGCATATTAAAATTACATATTTACTTATAATTGTAAGGTATTTTGGATTAGATGATGTTAGTATATGCTTATAATTTCCTGAGTAATATTCTTGTTCAACGCACATTGAACACATAATACTTGATAATAAAGGAAAAGCTATAGCTATAACTTGTAAATATGCTACTATCTTTGATATACTATCATAACCTGAAATATTGTAATATCCTAAAAATAAGCCTATTCCTACTAATGCAATACAAAAGTGTATTAGTACTATGTAAGTTCTTTTTAGTTTTATCAAGTCAGAATTAAATAGTCTTATTAGTTGTGCCATATTATTTCACCTCTCTATTTTTAAACCAAGCACTTGTAGCTAAAGTAAATAATATAAATAAAGCAATAGATATTAATATACCTGGTAAAATGACATTAGGGCTTAAAAGTTCATTTCCTTCTGGTACAGGAAGTCCATTTGGTAAAATATGCAATATTGCAGCCATTAATCTTGATGGAATTGAATATGGAAATAAGCACCATGAACTTGTAGTTGAAAAAACAGCTACTCCAAATACAGTGAAAAACATATTTATTAAAACTGTAATAAACAAACCAAATTTTGAGGCTAAAAACATACAAAGTGGAATTTGCCACATAAATAGTAAGATAAGTACTATAGTTCCAATAATATTTTGATTTATTAAAATAGTTTTCTTATAAACTACTCCAATAAAAACTATCCCTATCATGAAAATAATTGAAGATATACAAAGTATAATGGTACAATAAAGTATTTTTCCAGTCCAGATATTTTTTTTGTCAACTGGCAATGACAATACACCTCGATACTTCTTTTTTTCATCTTTTTGTACTACTAAAGAACAAATCAAAGTTATTGCTCCTGGAAGAAACATAGTATACCACCAATTGTAAGCACCATTTTGTCCTCCACCTAGTCCAAAGCAGATAAGTATAGAAAATATTGGGGCTATCCAAGACAATCTCATTCCAAAAGTTCCTTTCATCTTTAGGAATTCTGCTCTAACAAATCTTTCCATGTTACTTACCTCTCTTTCTATTTTCAGCTACAACTTTCATAAAAAGTTCTTCTAAATTTTGTTCCCTTGATACTTCTCCTTGATACCCTATTACTCCATTAGAAATTATTCCAATTTCATCTACAACTTGCTCAACCTCAGATAAAATATGACTTGATAAAATAACTGTAATTCCTTGTTTTGGAAAAGAACGAATCAGTTCTCTAAGTTCCTCAATTCCAATAGGGTCAAGTCCATTTGTAGGCTCATCTAAGATTAAAAGTTTTGGGTGATTTAATAATGCAATAGCAATACCAAGACGTTGCTTCATACCCAGAGAAAACTGACCTGAACGCTTTTTAAAAGTATCTCTTAAATCAACAATCCCTAAAACTTCTTCAATGCGAGAGTCAGGAATACCAAGTAATGTAGTATGAACTTTTAAATTTTCTCTTGCTGTTAAATTCTCATATATAGCAGGTGATTCAATAAGAGACCCAATGTTTGCTAAATCTTTTCTAGTCCATCTATGACCTTCAAATAATATCTTCCCAGAAGTGGGGTTTAAGATTCCTGTTATCATTTTTAATAAAGTGGATTTCCCAGCTCCATTCGGCCCTAATAATCCATAAATAGAATTATGTTTAATTGCAATTGAAATATTATCAACTGCAACCTGCTCCTTAAACTTTTTAGAAACTCCTTTTACTTCCAAAATATAATTACTCATAATTTTCATCCTTTCTTTTGTCAAACTTATTTACAAGAATCATTCTAAATCATAAATATAAGGATTTTATAAGAATTAAAAAATTATAAAAAAATGATGTGCTTTTAAATAAAACACATCATTTCTTATGTTAACTCTATTAATTCTCCATTGTAGTATATCTCTACTTCTTCAATCCAAATACTATTATCATCTTCTTGAATGACATTTTTGATAATATTATTTATAGTATATATTATATTTTGTTCATTTAAATAATCATCTTTCCAAGAAACTCTCCCCTTTTCATCAGGTTCAACTAAGTTTATCTTAACTAGACTATCTTTTTCCTGAACTTCTACTTCCATATCTAAACCATTAAAATACTCATGTGATAAAGTATCTAAGATTAACTGTAGTTTTTCTTTTAATGTACTTTCTTCATCTATTTGTAAGTATTTTACTATCTTTTCATCCTTTGAAACTATCTCTATAGGTATTTTAGCTGTTCTTCTAGGATTAATTGTATCAGTTTCTTCTTTGATATCTTCACCTTTCTTTACAACTGCAGAATCTCTAGAATCAACCAATTCTACTTTGTCAACTTTATAATCCATACATGCTGTACTCAATAAAGTAGTAGCAATTATTAAAAAACTTACTGCTATTTTATTCATAAGTATCCCTCTCCCAATTCTATTTCGATACTTATTATACCATAGTATAGACTATATTTTTATACTTTTAGGTCAATTTATTAATTATAGTAATGAATTATTTACATTTCTAATTTATTTGAATTTATTTTTATAGTATACTCTTGTTCTAAATTCGACAAGTTTTCATTTAAAAGCCCTTTTATTTCTCTTATATTTTTATATGCGTTATGATTTTCTTCACTGTGTTCATATTCAATTGAACTATCATTGTATTCTTCTGACTCATCATTAATTTCTTCTATTCTTTCTTTAGATTTTATATCGCAATTAAACTTATACTTATTTACTGGTAGACTAAGACTTACTTTAGAATTTGGAACCTCTATATCTAAATTTTTAGCAATTGGAAAATCACAATATATGCTAAAGTTGTTATCGTAATGTGAATTTCTACCTATTTTTTCTTTTATATTTATATTTTCAGGTATATATTGTTCTACATTATTGACAAATATGTCTTCATATTCTGAAGATATATCTAATGATTCTGTTTCTATATTTACGTTTTTAACACCTAAGACTGATTTTGTAGATAATTCAAGATTATTGCTAGATATTAAGTTTAATGTATCTAACTTATTTATATTATTTTCAGTTATAACTCTCTCAAATCTTCCATAAGAAGTCTTATATGTTATATTGCTTGAAGCTACATTATCATATACTAATAAAGATGAATCTACACTTGATACATTTATATCTACATTATTTGGTACATAGATTACTATTTCCCTATAATCTCCTGAAAACATATTATTTATAGATGTATTGAATAATTGGTCAAAATTTTTAATTTTTTTAACACGATTTTCATATTTTCTTTCACCTTTTACAACTAATGTCTTATCCTTTAAAGTTACATTATATTTGTAAAATTCATTGTTTCCTCTTGTTGTCACACGTACATCTTCACTTGAATGTCTCTTTATCGTAACATTTATATTGCCAACAGATACATCTAACTTGTCAATATTTACTTTTTCTTGATAAAGTTTATTTTCCTTTTTGAATTCAGCTTCTTTTTCGAGTCCAAAGTTTATTAAGCTTGGCATAACTAAAATCCCTGACCATGTTGTTCCAATTATACCTATTACCAATAAAACCGCAGCAAATATGGCAAGTTTCTTATTCATGTTTATCTTCTCCTTTCTTATCATCTATTTCTTCAAAATCTTTATACATTGCCTCAAAATTTATACTATCATCGTTGTAATTATCAGATTCCTTTATATTCTCTTCTTTTTCTATATTACAATAATCATCATATAAATCTTCATTACTATCTTTATTTAAATCTTTCTCACTTAAAGTATCCTTATTTCTTTTTTCCATCTTTTTATTTGCATTTATATAAATGTTTTTTCTCTTTATCCAATTTATATAACTGCCTAACAATTGTTTACCTAACTTTATAACAAACAGTAAAATTTGCCATGCCAGTATCTCTAAACCTATAAATGCTATAGTCGCAAATATACAAAACATTGTAACATCTGGAACCATTGAAATAAATTTAATCACAAATGGAATTGATATGACAAAAGCAATCAATGTACATACTAACCCAATAGCAACTGAAATAATAGCACATACAAATGCAAATGCTGGAATAATCAATAATAAGGATAAAAATACTAATAAAATCTTTATAGCTTCTCTAGATACTCCTCCGACACCTTCTTCTATACTTGGAGTAAGCTTATCATTTACTCTTTCTTTCGATTTATTGTACTTTTCTTTAGCTTCATCTTTTAAAATAGAATAACCCTTTTTCATATCTAACTTGAATTTACTAAACTTATCATTTAAAATATCTGTGTTTATTATTTTTTCATCTTCAATGTTTTTTTCTTTTGTCTGTAGAATAAGTTCTCTTGCTATAGATTTTGGTGAACCAAGTGATGCTATTATTTCCATATCACTCTTTCCCTCTATAATCCCATCTACAAAATATTCTTCATAATCTCTCAATATATCATTAACTTCGCTCTCAGAAAAATCCTTTTTTAGATAATCCTTTAAAATTTCCAGAAACTCAGTTTTATTCAAGTTCATTACCTCCCTCATCTTCACTTATTAAAATCTCAACAGCTTTTACAAATTCTCTCCACTCTTCCATCAGATTGGATAAGTTTTCTTTTCCTAGTGAAGTTATTCTATAGTATTTTCTAGCAGGACCCTCATTAGATTCTAGTATATACGTTTCAAAATACAAATCTTTTGTCAGTCTTCTTAGAATAGGATATATCGTTCCTTCATTTACATCTATTACTTTGGAAATATTATGTACTATTTCATATCCATACATATCTTTTTTAGATATTAGAGCAAGTACACAAATTTCTAAGACACCCTTTCTAAATTGTGTGTTCATATACTCCATCCTTTCTTTAAATACACAGTATTGTGTTTTACAAGGTACTATGTTAAAACTTCTTATGTTTTTATAATAACACAGTACTATGTTTTACACAATAGTTATTTTTTAATATTATTATTGATTAAATTCTTATGTAAATGTATAATACTCTAATCAGATATATTTTATGAAAGTGGTGATAAATTGTCTAAAACAAAAGAAGATAAAACTATATTAATCTTAACAGCTCAATTTGGTGCTGGTCATATAAGTGCTGCAAAAGCAGTTAAAGAATGTATCATGGAAAAATATAGTAATTACAATGTTGTTATACAAAACTTTATAAATGCAAGTATACCTATGATGAATAAGCCTATGGTGAAGCTTTATGAAAACAATACAAAATATACTCCTGGATTATATAATTATTATTATTATTTTAAGAAATCGTTTGACTCAAGACATGATTTCTCTCATAAATTATATACACCTAAACTTTCTGAGTATATTTCTGATATAAATCCAGATTTGATTATCTCTACATTTCCACTAGCTGCTGCTTGTGTAAATAATTTCAAGATAAAAAACCCTGATATAAATATACCAACATTGACAGTTATCACAGATGTTGTAGACAGTATGGAATGGGTTTTTGAAAATACAGATTTATATTTTGTTCCATCTCCAGAGATAAAAAATAGATTTTTTCAAAAAGGAATAAGTCCAGATTCCATAAAAGTTACTGGTGTTCCTGTAGATAAGAGATTCCAGATTGAAAGTAAAGAACCTTGTTGTGGAAAATATAGGCTATTGCTTTTGGGTGGAGGAAGAGGTCTATTTGATATAGATGAGGATTTTATGCATTGGATAGATGACTTCATTGAAGAACATATTAATTCCATAGAGATTACAATAGTTACAGGTAAAAATAAAAAACTATATGATAATTTAACTCATAAAAAACCTCTAAAAAATATAAAAGTACTTGGATTTGTAAATGATATGTACAATCTGATAAAAGAATGTGACTTAATGTTGACTAAACCTGGAGGAGCAACTATATTTGAAGCAATCCAGTCTCAAACTCCAGTACTTGTTAAAATGCCAAAAGTTGGTCAAGAAATTGAAAATGCTAAATTTATAATAGATAAAGGACTTGGAATGATTTATAGTGATGACTTAGACCTAAAAAATATATTTTATAAGTTAGTATCAAATGAGTTTGATTCTATAATAAATTTTATGAAAAAGAATCTAGAAGAATTTAAAACAGTCATTCATCCAGATGAAATTGCTGATTATATATCAGAATTAATAGATAATCAATATAATTAATTTTATTGTAAAACTTAAAATCCAAAATTCAAGGCAATTGAGTATGGTTTTTACATTTGAGATTTAACTCAAAATGATTTAACCATACTTAATTGCCTTTATAACATCAAAATCAAATTATTACTATTTTATTTTAATATATATTTTTCTTGTATTGCATATATAATTGTTGTATTTCTTCCATGCTTCTCTTTAGTTCTATTTGTAAATCCGAAGCAGTTTGATAATCTTTATTTTCTACAGCCTCTCTTACTCTAGTAAATAGTGATTCTCTAGTTAAAGTATCTTTCATAATATTAAACTTTAAGTCTGATATTGAATTCCAAACTACTTCATCAAGTGCATCCATATTTTCTT
This region includes:
- a CDS encoding DUF4097 family beta strand repeat protein — translated: MNKKLAIFAAVLLVIGIIGTTWSGILVMPSLINFGLEKEAEFKKENKLYQEKVNIDKLDVSVGNINVTIKRHSSEDVRVTTRGNNEFYKYNVTLKDKTLVVKGERKYENRVKKIKNFDQLFNTSINNMFSGDYREIVIYVPNNVDINVSSVDSSLLVYDNVASSNITYKTSYGRFERVITENNINKLDTLNLISSNNLELSTKSVLGVKNVNIETESLDISSEYEDIFVNNVEQYIPENINIKEKIGRNSHYDNNFSIYCDFPIAKNLDIEVPNSKVSLSLPVNKYKFNCDIKSKERIEEINDESEEYNDSSIEYEHSEENHNAYKNIREIKGLLNENLSNLEQEYTIKINSNKLEM
- a CDS encoding DUF1700 domain-containing protein, with product MNLNKTEFLEILKDYLKKDFSESEVNDILRDYEEYFVDGIIEGKSDMEIIASLGSPKSIARELILQTKEKNIEDEKIINTDILNDKFSKFKLDMKKGYSILKDEAKEKYNKSKERVNDKLTPSIEEGVGGVSREAIKILLVFLSLLLIIPAFAFVCAIISVAIGLVCTLIAFVISIPFVIKFISMVPDVTMFCIFATIAFIGLEILAWQILLFVIKLGKQLLGSYINWIKRKNIYINANKKMEKRNKDTLSEKDLNKDSNEDLYDDYCNIEKEENIKESDNYNDDSINFEAMYKDFEEIDDKKGEDKHE
- a CDS encoding PadR family transcriptional regulator, with protein sequence MNTQFRKGVLEICVLALISKKDMYGYEIVHNISKVIDVNEGTIYPILRRLTKDLYFETYILESNEGPARKYYRITSLGKENLSNLMEEWREFVKAVEILISEDEGGNELE
- a CDS encoding galactosyldiacylglycerol synthase — encoded protein: MSKTKEDKTILILTAQFGAGHISAAKAVKECIMEKYSNYNVVIQNFINASIPMMNKPMVKLYENNTKYTPGLYNYYYYFKKSFDSRHDFSHKLYTPKLSEYISDINPDLIISTFPLAAACVNNFKIKNPDINIPTLTVITDVVDSMEWVFENTDLYFVPSPEIKNRFFQKGISPDSIKVTGVPVDKRFQIESKEPCCGKYRLLLLGGGRGLFDIDEDFMHWIDDFIEEHINSIEITIVTGKNKKLYDNLTHKKPLKNIKVLGFVNDMYNLIKECDLMLTKPGGATIFEAIQSQTPVLVKMPKVGQEIENAKFIIDKGLGMIYSDDLDLKNIFYKLVSNEFDSIINFMKKNLEEFKTVIHPDEIADYISELIDNQYN